One window of Halorussus sp. MSC15.2 genomic DNA carries:
- a CDS encoding AarF/ABC1/UbiB kinase family protein, whose product MVTLANLRAYRRFFVVAYHFLPLLLSYARDRRRYLLFGSPRRVDSQTRIERANTLLESLLTLGPTFIKLGQLLSTRPDVLPPEYVDVLSKLQDEVPPAPWAGARAVLEDELGPVEEHFDNFDTDAISGASLGQVYTAEIDGEEVAVKIRRPNIEELVNADLRVIRWSLPVLLRFLGQARAFSLENLADEFARTIRQEMDYEREAAMLEEIRSNFEGDDAVAIPSVFDSHSGPRVLTMEYVSGTKINDVEQLDAMGVDRHELAVNLQRAYLQMLLEDGVFHADPHPGNLSVRDDGTIVFYDFGMSGRVDEFVQNKIIDFYIAVANQDIDGILDALVEMGTLSPEADRATMGKVMELAIEDARGEDIETYRVQQIVGQVEDTIYEFPLRLPSNLALVLRVATVVEGVCVTLDPDFDFISVATDYLTEQGYREESIKQFASETGDQIQRSVQSSVRVPPKLESALDRIDREDFHIRADVEDGSDVFEVLAKRLVYGMLLASGAFSTAFLYALTNVEAAAVAAVFSVGVAALLYRTFRERRGTRVTPQFTRHEMRQRRGGD is encoded by the coding sequence GTGGTCACACTGGCTAACCTCCGTGCGTACCGGCGGTTCTTCGTCGTCGCGTACCACTTCCTGCCGCTCCTGCTGAGCTACGCCCGCGACAGACGCCGGTACTTGCTGTTCGGCAGTCCCCGCCGCGTCGATAGTCAGACGCGCATCGAGCGCGCCAACACCCTGCTGGAGTCGCTGCTGACGCTCGGCCCGACGTTCATCAAACTCGGCCAACTCCTCTCGACGCGTCCCGACGTCCTGCCGCCCGAGTACGTGGACGTGCTGTCGAAGCTACAGGACGAGGTGCCGCCAGCGCCGTGGGCCGGGGCGCGGGCCGTCCTCGAAGACGAACTCGGACCGGTCGAGGAACACTTCGACAACTTCGACACCGACGCCATCTCCGGCGCGAGTCTGGGGCAGGTCTACACCGCCGAGATAGACGGCGAGGAAGTGGCCGTGAAGATTCGACGGCCGAACATCGAGGAGTTGGTGAACGCCGACCTGCGCGTGATACGGTGGTCGCTGCCCGTTCTGCTCCGATTCCTCGGTCAGGCCCGGGCGTTCTCGCTGGAGAACCTCGCCGACGAGTTCGCCCGCACGATTCGACAGGAGATGGACTACGAACGGGAGGCCGCCATGCTCGAAGAGATTCGTTCGAACTTCGAGGGCGACGACGCCGTGGCGATTCCGTCGGTCTTCGACTCCCACTCCGGGCCGCGCGTGCTGACGATGGAGTACGTCTCCGGGACCAAGATAAACGACGTGGAGCAACTCGACGCCATGGGGGTGGACCGCCACGAACTCGCGGTCAACCTCCAGCGGGCCTACCTCCAGATGCTGCTCGAAGACGGGGTGTTCCACGCCGACCCGCACCCCGGTAACCTCTCGGTGCGCGACGACGGCACCATCGTCTTCTACGACTTCGGCATGTCGGGCCGGGTGGACGAGTTCGTCCAGAACAAGATTATCGACTTCTACATCGCCGTCGCCAATCAGGACATCGACGGGATTCTGGACGCCCTCGTCGAGATGGGCACGCTCAGTCCCGAGGCCGACCGGGCGACGATGGGGAAGGTGATGGAACTCGCCATCGAGGACGCCCGCGGCGAGGACATCGAGACCTACCGGGTCCAGCAGATAGTCGGACAGGTCGAGGACACCATCTACGAGTTCCCCCTGCGTCTCCCCTCGAACCTCGCGCTGGTCCTGCGCGTCGCCACCGTGGTCGAGGGCGTCTGCGTCACGCTCGACCCCGACTTCGACTTCATCTCGGTGGCGACCGACTACCTGACCGAGCAGGGCTACCGCGAGGAGTCGATAAAGCAGTTCGCCAGCGAGACCGGCGACCAGATTCAGCGGTCGGTTCAGTCGTCGGTCCGCGTCCCGCCGAAACTGGAGAGCGCGCTGGACCGCATCGACCGCGAGGACTTCCACATCCGGGCCGACGTCGAGGACGGGAGCGACGTGTTCGAGGTGCTGGCCAAGCGCCTCGTCTACGGGATGCTGTTGGCCTCCGGCGCGTTCTCGACCGCGTTCCTCTACGCGCTCACGAACGTCGAGGCCGCGGCGGTCGCGGCCGTCTTCTCGGTGGGCGTCGCGGCCCTGCTCTACCGGACCTTCCGCGAGCGCAGGGGAACGCGAGTGACCCCGCAGTTCACGCGCCACGAGATGCGACAGCGTCGGGGCGGGGACTGA
- a CDS encoding ZIP family metal transporter has product MGLLQNLVLVFVAGLVTALATGLGALPFFVVDDFSDRWNVALWGLASGIMVSASLFGLVNEGLAYASGGFPTLMVGGLLAGVALVEVADWALDAVDIEGSDERGHAADDEHAHETEAVHTDGGGHGHDDHALEAEAFAEGDLRKLVLILGILTVHSFPEGVAVGVSFAELGLEGGIPVLGFSVPLLAVFMTIAISIHNVPEGLAVSIPMRAMDVSKWRMVGAAVFSSLPQPIGAVVAFAFVRWAKEFLPFGFGFAAGAMIYLVVTEFVPEALETGEELPGEGHKELLAGLALGVAAMVPLMYV; this is encoded by the coding sequence ATGGGACTACTGCAGAACCTCGTGTTGGTGTTCGTCGCGGGCCTCGTGACGGCACTTGCGACGGGACTCGGCGCGCTCCCGTTCTTCGTGGTCGACGACTTCAGTGACCGGTGGAACGTGGCGCTGTGGGGCCTCGCGTCGGGCATCATGGTGTCGGCGTCGCTGTTCGGACTCGTGAACGAGGGGCTGGCCTACGCGTCCGGCGGGTTCCCGACCCTGATGGTCGGCGGCCTGCTCGCGGGCGTCGCGCTCGTAGAAGTCGCCGACTGGGCGCTCGACGCCGTCGATATAGAAGGTAGTGACGAGCGCGGCCACGCCGCGGACGACGAACACGCTCACGAGACCGAAGCGGTCCACACCGACGGCGGTGGTCACGGCCACGACGACCACGCGCTGGAGGCTGAGGCGTTCGCGGAGGGCGACCTCCGGAAACTCGTCCTCATCCTCGGCATCCTGACCGTCCACAGTTTCCCCGAGGGGGTCGCGGTGGGCGTCTCGTTCGCGGAGTTGGGTCTCGAAGGCGGCATCCCCGTCCTCGGATTCTCGGTGCCTCTGCTGGCGGTGTTTATGACCATCGCCATCTCCATCCACAACGTCCCGGAGGGACTGGCGGTCTCCATCCCGATGCGCGCGATGGACGTGAGCAAGTGGCGGATGGTCGGCGCGGCGGTGTTCTCGAGTCTCCCCCAACCCATCGGCGCGGTCGTCGCCTTCGCGTTCGTCCGGTGGGCCAAGGAGTTCCTCCCCTTCGGTTTCGGATTCGCCGCGGGTGCGATGATATATCTGGTCGTCACGGAGTTCGTTCCCGAGGCGCTGGAGACCGGTGAGGAACTTCCGGGCGAGGGGCACAAGGAACTGCTGGCGGGACTCGCTCTCGGCGTCGCGGCGATGGTCCCGCTGATGTACGTCTGA
- a CDS encoding AI-2E family transporter, with amino-acid sequence MEFDWGLDRNQVAWGLLGVLVVSVLVIVVLELVGTLGFAVFLYYALRPAEERFEERFGDHPDVPPTLSLLLVGIPFLLIVGYTGLVAFREVCQVINSRQIQWAQQYLRPFTSGASCINIQGAARQLIGVPAGQGGPQAAGQGGAQATAGFTDTLRQYATLLFKILVRVFIVVVVAFYLLRDDEEIAGWFRKSFDYDDAVMDFTERVDRDLEHIFFGNLLTIVVTTVIAVAVYLALDMVVPAGDIARPILLGLATGVAVIIPIVGMKIVYVPYAVWLLIQATGKGSAMPVWFPVLYFAVTFVVVDTIPDFWIRSFLSAGRLTLGMIMLAYVLGTVVFGWSGLFIGPIVLTVGYHFADAVFPKLVAGHAV; translated from the coding sequence ATGGAGTTCGATTGGGGACTCGACCGCAATCAGGTCGCGTGGGGACTACTCGGCGTACTCGTGGTGTCCGTACTCGTCATAGTCGTGTTGGAGTTGGTCGGGACGCTGGGGTTCGCGGTGTTCCTATACTACGCCCTGCGACCCGCCGAGGAGCGGTTCGAGGAGCGGTTCGGCGACCACCCGGACGTCCCGCCGACGCTGTCGCTGTTGCTCGTCGGCATCCCGTTCCTGCTCATCGTGGGGTACACCGGACTGGTCGCGTTCCGGGAGGTCTGTCAGGTCATCAACTCCCGCCAGATTCAGTGGGCACAGCAGTACCTCAGACCGTTCACGTCCGGGGCGTCGTGTATCAACATACAGGGGGCCGCGAGACAGCTAATCGGTGTCCCTGCCGGTCAGGGCGGCCCACAGGCCGCCGGGCAGGGCGGCGCGCAAGCTACCGCCGGGTTCACTGATACCCTCAGGCAGTACGCCACGCTCCTATTCAAAATTCTCGTTCGGGTGTTCATCGTGGTGGTCGTGGCGTTCTACCTCCTGCGCGACGACGAGGAGATAGCGGGGTGGTTCCGGAAGAGCTTCGACTACGACGACGCGGTGATGGACTTCACAGAACGGGTGGACCGCGACCTCGAACACATCTTCTTCGGCAACCTGCTCACTATCGTCGTGACCACGGTCATCGCAGTCGCCGTCTACCTCGCCCTCGATATGGTCGTCCCCGCGGGCGACATCGCGCGTCCGATTCTGCTCGGGTTGGCGACCGGCGTCGCCGTCATCATCCCCATCGTCGGAATGAAAATCGTCTACGTCCCCTACGCCGTCTGGCTGTTGATACAGGCGACCGGGAAGGGGAGTGCGATGCCCGTCTGGTTTCCCGTCCTCTACTTCGCGGTCACGTTCGTCGTCGTCGATACAATTCCGGACTTCTGGATTCGGTCGTTCCTCTCGGCGGGCCGACTCACGCTCGGGATGATTATGCTCGCGTACGTCCTCGGCACCGTGGTGTTCGGCTGGTCGGGGCTGTTCATCGGTCCCATCGTCCTCACGGTCGGCTATCACTTCGCCGACGCGGTCTTCCCGAAACTGGTGGCGGGTCACGCGGTGTAA
- a CDS encoding aminotransferase class I/II-fold pyridoxal phosphate-dependent enzyme, producing the protein MDIAPFELERWFAEYEHEADIMLAESGIRSLEADRFDLDPGKLDYVIPTDGDPELRAELADRYDREADEVLFTCGAQEANFLAFLSLMGEDEALGGDAAASGSAEQTPHAVVVTPTYQALHAVPEALGDVSRVWLEPPEWELDVDAVADAIRPETSVVVLNNPNNPTGRYHPEEKVRELYDVAADNDAYLLCDEVYRLLSDDPLPPVASMGEYGISTASLTKAYGLAGLRFGWIVGPEAVVERAWQWKDYTTISPSIFGQHLAEQALGEREQPILDENRTLAAHNCERVREFVTEYDLSWYDPVGVNGFVSIPAGFDGSKEFCRTVVEEESVVLAPGDLFGYDDYFRIGFGLPTDELEEGLSRVGDCIERHS; encoded by the coding sequence ATGGACATCGCACCGTTCGAACTCGAACGCTGGTTCGCCGAGTACGAACACGAGGCCGACATCATGCTCGCCGAGAGCGGAATCCGGAGTCTGGAGGCCGACCGATTCGACCTCGACCCCGGCAAACTCGACTACGTCATCCCGACCGACGGCGACCCCGAACTGCGGGCCGAACTGGCCGACCGGTACGACAGGGAGGCCGACGAAGTGCTGTTCACCTGCGGGGCGCAGGAGGCCAACTTCCTCGCGTTCCTCTCGCTGATGGGCGAAGACGAGGCGCTCGGCGGTGACGCCGCCGCATCCGGGTCCGCCGAGCAGACTCCCCACGCCGTCGTCGTCACGCCGACCTATCAGGCGCTCCACGCCGTACCGGAGGCCCTCGGCGACGTGAGTCGCGTCTGGCTCGAACCGCCCGAGTGGGAACTCGACGTGGACGCCGTGGCCGACGCGATTCGGCCCGAAACCTCGGTCGTCGTCCTCAACAATCCGAACAATCCGACCGGGCGTTACCACCCCGAGGAGAAGGTCCGGGAACTCTACGACGTCGCGGCCGACAACGACGCCTACCTGCTCTGCGACGAGGTGTACCGACTCCTCTCCGACGACCCGCTTCCGCCGGTCGCGAGCATGGGCGAGTACGGCATCAGTACCGCGAGTCTCACGAAGGCCTACGGTCTCGCTGGCCTGCGGTTCGGTTGGATAGTCGGTCCGGAGGCGGTCGTCGAACGGGCGTGGCAGTGGAAGGACTACACCACAATCTCGCCGTCCATCTTCGGGCAGCATCTCGCCGAGCAGGCGCTCGGCGAGCGCGAGCAACCCATCCTCGACGAGAACCGCACGTTGGCCGCACACAACTGCGAGCGCGTCCGGGAGTTCGTCACCGAGTACGACCTGTCGTGGTACGACCCCGTCGGCGTTAACGGTTTCGTGTCGATTCCGGCCGGGTTCGACGGGAGCAAGGAGTTCTGTCGAACGGTCGTCGAAGAGGAGAGCGTCGTCCTCGCGCCGGGCGACCTGTTCGGCTACGACGACTACTTCCGCATCGGATTCGGGCTGCCGACGGACGAACTCGAAGAGGGCCTGTCCCGCGTCGGCGACTGCATCGAGCGCCACTCGTAG
- a CDS encoding translation initiation factor IF-5A has translation MAKEQKEVRDLQEGNYVMIDDAACEINSYSTAKPGKHGSAKARIEAEGVFDGKKRSLSQPVDAKIWVPIINRKQGQVVSVESDNVAQVMDLETYETITIKTPDDVDLSPDDEIEYLQLEEQRKILQ, from the coding sequence ATGGCAAAAGAGCAGAAGGAAGTACGGGACCTGCAGGAAGGCAACTACGTGATGATTGACGATGCGGCGTGCGAAATCAACTCCTACAGCACGGCCAAACCGGGTAAGCACGGCAGTGCCAAGGCTCGTATCGAGGCCGAAGGCGTCTTCGACGGCAAGAAGCGAAGCCTCTCCCAGCCAGTCGACGCCAAGATTTGGGTCCCCATCATCAACCGCAAACAGGGTCAGGTCGTCTCCGTCGAGAGCGACAACGTGGCGCAGGTCATGGACCTCGAAACCTACGAGACCATTACCATCAAGACGCCCGACGACGTGGACCTCTCGCCCGACGACGAAATCGAGTACCTCCAATTGGAAGAACAGCGGAAGATTCTCCAGTAG
- the speB gene encoding agmatinase encodes MFPGASADREEAAYVVVGAPLDVSTTFQPGTRFGPDRIRRFSRTYDDYDARTDLYFSQLSVHDHGDVRAWDDAAEYLEYLEGVLTDVRWDDAVPLTLGGEHTVTLAGVRAAAPDTFVCLDAHLDLREEYDGNELSHATVTRHVLDIADEAVILGVRTGSEAEYERAGESDVTVVPPEAVADWTPAFGDDESVYLSVDIDGADPGFAPGTGTMEPFGLNPREMRDVVRDVAETGSVAGFDVVEVNDRDDGQAAALAGKLLREFVFSDAAKSDE; translated from the coding sequence ATGTTCCCCGGCGCGTCCGCCGACCGCGAGGAAGCGGCCTACGTGGTGGTGGGTGCGCCGCTCGACGTTTCGACGACGTTCCAACCCGGGACGCGGTTCGGTCCCGACCGAATCCGCCGATTCTCGCGGACGTACGACGACTACGACGCCCGAACCGACCTGTACTTCTCTCAACTCTCCGTCCACGACCACGGCGACGTCCGGGCGTGGGACGACGCCGCGGAGTATCTGGAGTATCTGGAAGGAGTGTTGACCGACGTGCGATGGGACGACGCCGTCCCGCTCACGCTCGGGGGCGAACACACGGTCACGCTCGCGGGCGTCCGGGCGGCCGCCCCCGACACCTTCGTCTGTCTCGACGCCCACCTCGACCTGCGCGAGGAGTACGACGGCAACGAACTCAGTCACGCCACCGTGACTCGTCACGTCCTCGACATCGCCGACGAAGCCGTGATTCTCGGCGTGAGAACCGGGAGCGAAGCGGAGTACGAGCGCGCCGGCGAGTCGGACGTGACGGTCGTCCCGCCGGAAGCGGTGGCCGACTGGACGCCGGCGTTCGGCGACGACGAGTCGGTCTATCTCAGCGTCGACATCGACGGCGCCGACCCCGGTTTCGCGCCCGGGACGGGGACGATGGAACCGTTCGGACTGAACCCCAGAGAGATGCGCGACGTGGTACGCGACGTAGCCGAGACCGGGTCTGTCGCCGGTTTCGACGTGGTCGAGGTCAACGACCGCGACGACGGACAGGCCGCGGCGCTCGCCGGGAAGTTGCTCCGGGAGTTCGTCTTCTCGGACGCCGCGAAGTCGGACGAGTAG